A genomic window from Bacillota bacterium includes:
- a CDS encoding redox-sensing transcriptional repressor Rex, with product MRRKISDAVVRRLPLYMRVLDEYKKTEENPLISSQELGERAGVSSSLVRKDLAWFGEFGKQGVGYDVEFLRNRLKAILNLDKEVPVALVGVGSLGLALTRYVHRRYQDETHFNLHIVALFDNDTNKIGAHVDGIVIDSLDKIPEKVRKYDLKMGLITVPAASAQMVADALVAAGIKAILNFAPANITVPEGVHLTSTDFSLEMQRLAYYTS from the coding sequence ATGAGGAGGAAAATTTCCGATGCTGTGGTGCGCCGGTTACCGTTGTACATGCGGGTGTTAGATGAGTACAAGAAGACCGAGGAAAATCCGCTGATCTCTTCCCAGGAACTAGGCGAGCGAGCCGGAGTCAGTTCTTCCCTGGTGCGGAAGGATTTAGCCTGGTTCGGTGAATTCGGCAAACAGGGCGTTGGATATGATGTGGAGTTTTTGCGCAATCGTCTGAAGGCGATCCTCAATCTGGATAAAGAGGTGCCGGTGGCCTTGGTGGGCGTTGGTAGCTTAGGCCTAGCCTTGACCCGTTATGTACATCGTCGGTACCAGGATGAGACCCATTTCAACCTCCATATTGTCGCGCTCTTCGATAACGACACGAACAAGATTGGTGCCCATGTGGACGGTATAGTGATCGATTCACTGGACAAAATACCAGAGAAGGTCCGTAAGTACGATCTCAAGATGGGCCTTATCACCGTGCCCGCTGCCAGTGCCCAGATGGTGGCCGATGCCCTGGTGGCCGCAGGGATTAAGGCGATCTTGAACTTTGCCCCGGCCAACATCACCGTTCCGGAAGGGGTACATCTTACCAGTACGGACTTTAGTCTGGAGATGCAGCGCTTGGCTTACTATACCAGCTAG
- a CDS encoding ubiquinone/menaquinone biosynthesis methyltransferase has protein sequence MGLRERSLHERWRRVAMSCHQDRGDEVRQLFSNIFHRYDLVNRVLTAGLDDYLRRQAVLLAEIQPGSIVVDVGSGTGELAVKAATYLGSEGKVYGVDFCPPMLQVAQRKVQNRGLQEKVEFVVGDARALPFPDAFADRVLMGFTLRNIPTYSPVLQEVCRILKPDGCFVCLDMFQPTGSLLSPFSRFYLHRVVPRLASFFIPGGEYSYLPTSLLTFPDVGTLRRMFAEVFSTVSSRTYLGGTFGILKALR, from the coding sequence ATGGGTTTGAGGGAACGCAGTCTACATGAACGTTGGCGCCGGGTGGCGATGAGTTGTCACCAGGACCGCGGCGACGAAGTGCGACAGCTTTTTTCCAATATTTTTCATAGATATGATTTGGTAAACCGGGTATTGACCGCGGGACTGGACGACTACCTGCGGCGGCAGGCGGTGTTGCTGGCGGAGATCCAGCCTGGTTCCATCGTGGTGGACGTGGGTAGTGGCACCGGGGAATTGGCTGTGAAGGCGGCGACCTACCTTGGGTCGGAGGGCAAGGTGTACGGCGTGGATTTCTGCCCTCCGATGCTTCAGGTGGCCCAAAGAAAGGTCCAGAACCGAGGTTTGCAGGAGAAGGTGGAGTTTGTGGTGGGGGATGCCCGGGCGTTACCCTTTCCCGATGCCTTTGCGGACCGGGTTTTAATGGGTTTCACGCTCCGGAACATTCCCACCTATTCCCCGGTTCTCCAGGAGGTGTGCCGGATCCTCAAACCCGACGGCTGTTTTGTATGCCTGGATATGTTTCAGCCTACAGGAAGCCTGCTTTCCCCCTTCAGCCGGTTCTATCTTCACCGGGTGGTGCCGAGGCTTGCGTCCTTTTTTATCCCGGGGGGTGAGTACTCCTATCTGCCTACGTCTTTGCTTACCTTCCCGGATGTGGGTACCTTGAGGAGGATGTTTGCCGAGGTGTTCTCGACGGTATCCTCGCGGACTTACCTGGGGGGGACCTTTGGCATCTTGAAGGCCTTGCGTTAG
- a CDS encoding 4Fe-4S binding protein — protein sequence MGRRRTAGYLLIQPQQCLANQMTKYSCSACREVCPTGAIDLSHGFQIDQQKCTGCGACVNVCPVEAVRLADVSYLHWFSAALKRAQGQKELRIVCERAEAGSGDLVVPCLGWINECLLVGLGALSPVRVVELVIAPCAACAEKKNLRTAKRRIRCARQFLKSARKSLRITLSDATEIPMLPRVRRRFRKLKRRLKGRLRVLSTASNPQWRLEKREILAQALGQLKPRRPLSLSWYDYGNIKLRTELCTGCGYCEKVCPTGALKLESGEQEAVLTFDVYRCIKCGLCASWCPEEALRVQRGNTGHFQQQQPRVLTRFRTGACSYCGREVTVPVGAEMICPTCARNRDLAEGYLI from the coding sequence TTGGGCAGAAGGCGGACCGCAGGTTATTTGTTGATTCAACCGCAACAGTGCCTTGCAAATCAAATGACGAAGTATTCCTGTAGTGCCTGTCGGGAGGTATGTCCTACCGGGGCCATCGATCTGAGTCACGGGTTCCAGATTGACCAGCAGAAATGTACCGGATGTGGTGCCTGCGTCAATGTGTGCCCCGTGGAAGCCGTCCGCTTGGCGGATGTTTCTTACCTGCACTGGTTTTCGGCGGCCTTGAAGCGGGCCCAGGGGCAGAAGGAACTGCGGATCGTCTGTGAACGGGCCGAGGCCGGTTCTGGGGACTTAGTAGTGCCCTGCCTGGGCTGGATTAACGAATGTCTTCTGGTGGGTCTGGGAGCCCTAAGTCCTGTGCGGGTGGTGGAATTGGTGATTGCTCCCTGTGCCGCCTGTGCCGAGAAGAAAAACTTACGAACCGCCAAAAGGCGCATCCGCTGCGCCCGGCAGTTTCTGAAGAGTGCACGCAAGTCCCTGCGGATCACCTTGTCTGACGCGACGGAGATCCCCATGCTTCCCCGGGTCCGTCGGCGGTTTAGGAAGCTGAAACGTCGGCTAAAGGGAAGACTCCGGGTTTTAAGTACGGCCAGTAACCCCCAGTGGCGTCTGGAGAAACGGGAGATCTTGGCCCAGGCTCTAGGGCAGCTGAAACCGAGAAGACCCTTATCCCTTTCCTGGTATGATTACGGCAATATCAAACTGCGGACCGAGCTTTGTACCGGCTGTGGTTATTGTGAAAAAGTGTGTCCCACCGGGGCTTTGAAGTTGGAGTCCGGGGAGCAGGAGGCTGTCTTGACCTTCGATGTTTATCGGTGCATAAAATGCGGCCTGTGCGCCAGCTGGTGCCCCGAGGAGGCTTTGCGGGTGCAAAGGGGTAATACGGGCCATTTCCAACAGCAACAACCGCGGGTCTTGACCCGTTTCCGTACCGGTGCATGTAGTTATTGCGGCCGAGAGGTCACGGTTCCCGTGGGAGCCGAGATGATTTGTCCTACCTGTGCCCGAAACCGCGATCTGGCTGAGGGTTACTTGATCTGA